From the Microcoleus sp. FACHB-831 genome, one window contains:
- a CDS encoding Mov34/MPN/PAD-1 family protein, with product MTIKIYSHHLRNIITHAESTYPEECCGLMLGNIDEDTKTVVEVWATKNSWNDEAYETFQGIAGSDKLGASKRDRYAIAPEDMLKAQREARDRQLQIVGIYHSHPDHAAIPSEFDRACAWPVYSYIIVSVQQGKVDAHQSWILDEAHQFHPEEIENLS from the coding sequence GTGACTATCAAAATTTACTCTCACCATCTCCGTAATATCATCACCCACGCAGAAAGCACGTACCCAGAAGAGTGCTGCGGCTTAATGCTGGGGAATATCGATGAAGATACTAAAACTGTCGTAGAAGTTTGGGCAACCAAAAACAGTTGGAACGACGAAGCATATGAGACATTCCAGGGGATTGCAGGTTCGGATAAACTAGGTGCTAGCAAGCGAGACAGATACGCGATCGCACCCGAAGATATGCTAAAAGCACAACGGGAAGCACGCGATCGCCAGCTTCAGATTGTGGGAATATACCACTCTCATCCAGACCACGCAGCCATTCCCTCTGAATTCGATCGGGCGTGTGCTTGGCCAGTGTACTCGTATATTATTGTGTCTGTGCAACAAGGGAAAGTGGATGCACATCAAAGCTGGATACTTGACGAAGCCCACCAGTTCCACCCAGAAGAAATTGAAAATTTATCCTAA